GTTGTCGCGGACCGAGCCCTCGAAGAGGAAGACGTCCTGGTCGACGAAGGACACCGAGGCGGCGAGCGCGCCGCGCGGGATGTCCTCCAGACGGCGGCCGTCGATGCGGATCACCCCGTCCCAGGGCGTGTACAGGCCCGAGATCAGCCGGGACACGGTCGACTTGCCGCTGCCCGAGCCGCCCACCAGCGCCACCTGCCGGCCCGGACCCACCGTCAGGTCGAAACCGCTCAGCAGCGGCCGGTCCAGCGGGCTGTAACCGAAGGTGACGTTCTCCAGTTCGACGTGCCCGTGCAGCCGGCGGGTGGAGTCGCTCCCGCCGGGGCGGGCGTAGAGCGGGTCGGCCCGGAAGTTCTCCACGTCCTTGAGCCGGGCCACGTCGGCGGCGAAGTCCTGGATGCGGCCCGCCACGCCGTTGAGCCGGGTCAGCGGCGCGGTGAAACGCGTGACCAGCGCCTGGAAGGCGACCAGCAGGCCGACCGAGATGTGCCCCTCGACCGCCCGCAGGCCGCCGATCCACAGGATCAGCGCGCTGTTGACGGTGGCCAGCGTCGGCGCGACCACCCCCAGCCAGGCGCTGGGCACACCGAGCCGCTGCTGCTCCTCCAGGGTGGTGGCGTGCTGCCCGGCCCACTTGCGGAAGTAGCCGTCCTCGCCGCCGGTCGCCTTCATCGTCTCGATCAGCTGCAGTCCGGTGTACGAGGTGGTGGTGAGCCGCGCGGTGTCCGCGCGCAGCTTCGCCGTCCGGGTGGCCCGCAGCCGTACGACCAGCCGCATCGCCACCACGTTGAGCAGCGCCACGCCGATCCCGAGGAAGGTCAGCTGCGGGTCGTAGGTGTAGAGCAGGACCGCGTACAGCACGACCACGATCGCGTCGACGCCCGCCGCCGCGAGGTCGCGGGCCAGCGTCTCGGCGACCTGGTCGTTGGACTGCAGCCGCTGCACCAGGTCGGCGGGGGAGCGCTGGGCGAAGAAGGTCACCGGCAGCCGCAGCAGATGGCGCAGGAAGCGGGCGCTGGAGAGGGTGGAGGAGATGATCCGGCCGTGCAGCAGGTTGGCCTGCTGCAGCCAGGTCAGCACCAGCGTGAGCAGCACGCAGGTCGCCATCGACGCGAACAGCACGCCCAGTAGCGAGGTCTGATGGCCGATGAGGAACATGTCGATGTAGGTGCGGCTGAGCGCGGGCACGGCCGCGCCCACCGCCACCAGCAGCAGGCTGGCCAGCACGGCGGCGGGCAGCGCGCCCGCGGTGCCGCGCAGCCGGGCCGGCATCGCGCCGAGCACGCCCGGCCTGCGGCCGCCCCGGGTGAAGCCGTCGCCGGGCTCCATCACCAGCACCACACCGGTGAAGCTGCCGTCGAACTCCTCCATGGGCACGAACCGGCGGCCCTTGGCGGGGTCGTTGATGTACACGCCGCGCCGGCCGAGGCGGCGGCCCATGCCGTCGTAGACGACGTAGTGGTTGAACTCCCAGAACAGCACGGCCGGGGCCCGCACCTCGGCGAGCGCGGCCAGGTCCATCTGCATGCCCTTGGCCGTCAGGCCGTAACCGCGGGCCGCCTTCAGCAGGTTGCTGGCGCGCGAGCCGTCGCGGGAGACGCCGCAGGCGATGCGCAGCTCCTCCAGCGGCACGTGCCGGCCGTAGTGGCCGAGCACCATGGCGAGGGAGGCGGCACCGCACTCCACGGCCTCCATCTGGAGCACGGTGGGCGTACGGACCGTGCCGCCGCTGGGCTTGGGCACCGGCCGCCTGGCCGGCGCGGCCCGTCTGCGGCCGCGGGATTCCTGCGTGGTGGTCACGGGAGCAGCCAATCGAGGGGGCGCTGGTCGGCGAGCCGGACGGAGCCGGAGGCGAGGGTCATGGAGTCGAGGCGGTAGGGCGGCCCGTCGCCGGTGGACCACCGGTAGCCGCTGCGGGTGGCGGACGACCGGTCCAGGGCCACGAGGACGGCCACCGGGCGTCCCTTACGGGTGAACTGCTCGCCGAGCTGGCTGTCGCCGAGGAAGGCGGCGATCGACTGCGGGGACTGGGCGGCGCGGTCCACGGACCTCACGTGTCCGCGCAGTACGCCGTAGCGCTCGGTCGGCACGGAGGACACGGTCAGGTCGACCGGGGCGTGCGCGGGGATGGCGGCGGCGTTCTCGGCGGGGACGTACACGGTGGCGTAGAGCGGGTCGGAGGCGTGCGCGACCTTCTCGACGGCGGCCACGTCGGTGCCGGTCCTGATGATCTGGCCGATGGTGGCGGCGAGCGCGGTGACGCGGCCTGCCGCGACCGCGCGGACCGTCGCGTCGCCCTGTGCCGTGCGGACCCTGAGCACGGGGGCGCCGGCCGGCAGCCGTTCGCCCTCCTTGGCGAGGACGGCGGTCACCTGGCCGGTCACGGGGCTCTGCAGCAGGTAGCTGCCCTGCCCGTGGGTGAGGACGGCCTGCGCGCTCACGGTGGAGGCGACCGAACCGGTCACCGCCCACACGGAGGCGGCCGCCATGACGACGACGGTGACGCCGAGCGCGAGCCAGCCCTGGGGGCGGGCCAGCCGCACCGGGAGGTCGAGCTCCTCCGGCGACTGGAGCTTGGCGAGGGCCTGTTGGCGGAACTGCACGGAACTTCCTCACCCCAGAAAGGACGTCGTCAGGGTGCGTTCCGGGGCACCCGAGAGTCCCGGAGCCTGGGGACGGCTCCGGGACTTCGGTGACACCGGGGTGCGATCAGAGACCGGCGACCAGGTTGGTCAGCGGCTGGGTGTTCAGGCCGGTGACGCCCTCGACGGTGCCGACAGCGGTGTCCACCAGGCCGGAGACCGGGGCGATGCCGTTCAGGGCGCCGGTGGCGGTGTTCAGGGCGTTCACGGAAAGACCGCCGGAGACGTTGTCCAGCTCGGCGTCCGAGATCTCGACGGTCTCGACCTGGGGGGTGGAGTTCATGGTGGGAACTTCCCTTCATATGGATATTCACAAGGGGGAAGCGGCCCCCTCTGGGGACAGGACGGCCGCGTCCGCGGGGCGTCGGGCGCCCGTCTCCGGAAGCCCGGGGGACCCCCGCGATGCGATGGATCAAAGCACGCGCGCCGCTCGCGCTTCCAATCAACCAGGGCTCTCACCTGCGAACTTGGCGCACGGTCGGGCGTATACGTGCAGGCGCGGGCACGGCATGTCGATGAGTCCTTCACATGCCGCACGGCATCGGCGCCGCCAGACCCTTGCCCGAGGGCCGGGGAATCCGGCACTCGGCGCCAATGGCACCCAGGGGGGCGTGCGGATGTGCAGAAGCGGCGACGTCCGTGATTCGGTTGAGCATTCAATGTGCAGATTCCCTGAAGCAGGGATTCCGGTACGTGTCCTCAACGGAGCGCTACCGACCGGTGGCCGAGCGTGTCAGCCCATCAGGGCGTAGACCGTGCTCGCCCGGGCCGCCAGCGCACCCGAACCGGCGTCGCTCAGCGTGATGTCCGCGAACGCCATCCGCCGGCCGAGCTTGGTGAGGACCGCCTCGATCAGGACATCCGCACCGGTCACCGCGCGCTGGAACGACGTCGACTGCTGAACGGTCGTCATCGGCACGAATCCGCCCCGCGCGGCCGACACCGCGATCACCGTCGCCGTGTCCGCGGCCGCCATCAGCGCCTGGCCCGAGAGCCCGCCGCCCTCCCGGGCGAGCCGGTCCGACCAGGGCAGCCGCAGGACCGCCCGGTCCTCGCCCACCGCCTCGACGGACAGCCCCAGTTCGAGCACCCAGGGGGCGAAGTTGGCGGAGAGGATCTCGCCGGCCTCGGCGGTGGTCATCGTCATGCGGGCGATTCTTCCCGGCCGTCCGGCGCGGCACGCGGCACCTGGCCGATTCACCCCCGTGGCACGCCTGTTGGCAAACGGAATTGAACGCACCGTGTGACCCGCCCGTACCTAGAGCCATCCAGGCGCCCCCCAACGACTGCCCGACAGCGGCAGACCCCCGTCCCCAGGAGGTCGAGAAGTTGAGTCACAAGCGAATGCCCAAGCGCAAGGCCGCGATAGCGGTGGGCGGTGTCGCGGCGCTCGGAGCGGCAGCACTCCTGCTGCCCAACGCCAACGCATCCCAGGGCAACGACCAGGCCTCGGGCGCCGCCGGCACCGCGAAGACGCTGAAGGCGGCGGACGCCTCGAACCTCGCGGCCCAGCTCCAGAAGGCGCTCGGTGACGCCCTCGCGGGGGCCTACTACGACAGCGGCAAGCAGCAGCTCGTCGTGAACGTCGTCAACGGCGACAAGAACGTCGTCGTGCAGGCGCAGAAGGCGGGCGCCGCCGTCCGCCAGGTCGCCAACAGCACGGCCGAACTCAAGGCGGCCGCGCGGACCCTGAAGACCAAGGCGACCATGCCGGGCACCGCCTGGGCCGTCGACGCGCGCACCGACAAGGTCGTCGTCACCGCCGACTCCACCGTCACCGGCGCCAAGTGGGACCGGCTCGAGTCGACCGTGCGCGGTCTCGGCGCGGACATGGCCACCCTGAAGAAGTCGGCCGGCACCTTCAAGACCTTCGTCTCCGGCGGCGACGCCATCTTCTCCCAGGTGCAGGGCGGTCAGGTCCGCTGCTCCCTCGGCTTCAACGTCACCGCGTCCGACGGCAGCCCCGCCTTCCTGACGGCCGGTCACTGCGGTGTCGCCGCCAAGGACTGGTCCGACTCCCAGAACGGCCAGCCCGTCGCCACCGTCGACCAGGCCACCTTCCCGGGCAACGACTTCTCGCTGGTGAAGTACAACGACGCCGCCACCCAGGCGCCCAGCGAAGTCAACGTCGGCAACGGCCAGACCGTGCAGATCAAGCAGGCCGCGGACGCCACCGTCGGTTCGACCGTCTTCCGGATGGGCTCCACCACCGGGCTGCACAACGGCCAGGTGACCGGTCTCGACGCCACCGTCAACTTCCAGAGCGAGACCGACCCGAACGGCGTCGACACCGTCAACGGCCTCATCCAGACCAATGTCTGCGCCGAGGCCGGCGACAGCGGCGGCTCGCTGTTCACCCAGGACGGCGGCGCCGTCGGCCTCACCTCCGGCGGCAGCGGCGACTGCAAGAGCGGTGGCGAGACCTTCTTCCAGCCGGTCACCGCCGCCCTCCAGGCCACGGGCGCCACCCTCGGCGACGGCGGCAACGGCGCGGGTGCCGGCGCGGGCGACCAGGCCGGCACCGCCGACCCCTCGGCGTCGGCCGGTGACCAGGCCGGTGCCGGTGCCGGTGCCGGTGCCGGTGACCAGGCGGGCGCGGGTGACCAGGCCGGCACCGCCGACCCCTCGGCGTCGGCCGGCGACCAGGCCGGTGCCGGTGACCAGGCCGGCGGCGACCAGATCGGCGGCGGCGCCGACCCGTCCGCCACGGCCGGCGACCAGAGCGGCGCCGACCAGAGCGGTGCGGCCGACCAGAGCGGCACCGGCGACCAGAGCGGCGCGAACGCGGGAACCGGTCACCGGTCCGGCGCCGGCTCGGGCCACGGCGGGTCGTCCTGACGCTGACCCCGTCCTCGTGACCCGCTCACGTCCCCGAGGCGTCCCGCGCGAGCGACGACGACCTCGCCGGTAACCACGGGAGGGCGGAAGCCGCGGGAACGCCCCCGCACAACTCCCCGTCCGGCCAGAGCGGTTCCGGCCGGCGGGGACGGTCCGGCCCTCCGGCGGGAGGGCCGGACCACGGCTGCCGGGCCCGGCGAACGGGCCACGGCTGTCGGGCCCGGCGGGCAGAGTACGGCCGTCGGGCTCGGCGAATGGGCCGCGGCTGTCGGGCTCGGCGGGCGGGCCACGGCCGTCCGGCTCGGCGAACGGACTACGGCCCTCGGGCTCGGCGGACGGACCCCGGTTACCGGGCCCGGCGAACCGGCCTGGGCCACCGGGACCGGCGAACCGGCCCCCGGGAACCGGGCCCGGCGAACCGGCCTCGGTCACCGGGACCGGCCGATCAGCCGGCCTCGCCGGCCCGCAGCAGCAGTACCGCCACGTCGTCCGCCCGTTCCCGGGCGGCCGCGCTGTGCCGTACCAGTTCGTCGGCCAGGTGCTCCAGCGGCTGGTCGCCGACCTCCGCGAGCAGCGCGCCCAGCTCGACCAGGGAGTCCTCGATGTCGACCCCGGGCGACTCCACCAGGCCGTCCGTGTACAGGACCAGGACCGATCCGGGCGCCAGGGACACCTCGGTCGTCGGATACGTCGCCGACGCGTCGATCCCGAGCAGCGGGCCGCCGGCCAGGTCCAGCACCCGCACCCGTCCGTCCGGGCGTCTGAGCAGGGGCGGGGGATGCCCGGCGCGGGCCATCACGGCCTTGCCGCGCGCCGGGTCGAGCCGCAGGTAGAGGCAGCTGGCGAAGAGTTCGGCGCCGAGGTCGACCAGCAGCTGGTTGGTGCTGCGCATCACCTCCTGGGGCGGCTGGCCCACCGTCGTGTAGGCCCGCACCCCGGTGCGGATCTGTCCCATCAGCGCCGCCGCCGTCACGTTGTGGCCCTGCACGTCCCCGATCACGGCGGCCGCCAGCGGCCGGGCGGGCACGAGGTCGTAGAAGTCGCCGCCGATCTCCATGCCCAGGGTGGCCGGCAGATAGCGGGCCGCCGCCTCGATGCCCGGCAGCCGGACGAGCGAGTGCGGCAGCAGCGACTGCTGCAGACCCTGCGCGAGCCGGTGCTTGGCGTCGTAGAGCAGGGCGCGTTCCAGGGCCTGCGCGATCAGACCGCCCAGGCTGGTCAGGACCGCCCGCTCGTCGGCGGGGAAGCCGTGCGGTTCGGCGTACGCCAGCACGCAGGTGCCGACCGGCCGCCCGGACGCGATGAGCGGCAGATAGGCCCAGGCCGCGAACCCGTCCGGGGTCTCGTGCCGGTTCGGGTACAGCCGCTCCAGGTGCTCCCGCGAGTCGAAGAACGCCGGCACCCCGCTGTTCAGAGCCTGGGTGCCCGGGGCGCGCTCGCTCAGCGGCAGCCCGGCGAACCGCTCGACGACGTGCGGGTCCGGGTAGCCGCGGTGGCCCAGCACGTGCAGCCGCCCGGCCTCCGAGCCCAGGATCACCAGCGCCTGGCTGCCCACCGACGGGGCTACCTCGTCCCAGACCAGCTGCACCACGTCCTGCACGCTCACCGCCTCGGTCAGCGCCCCGGCCAGGCTCAGCACCTGGGAGATGGTCACCAGCCTCGGGTGCCCCCGCTCCGTCGGCGGCGCGGTGCGCGCCATGTCCGCCACCGCCCGGGCCCGGCTGATCCGCACGCTCAGCCCGGTGGTGCTCGGGTACATCCGGAACGACAGCCACTCGCCCGGCGGGCGCAGCGCGACGAACGAGGTGGCCTGCTGGCTCATCAGCGCGGCCCGGTAACGGTCCTCGTACATCGGGTCGTTCAGCCACGGCACCGACACCCAGGGCAGGGTGCCGAGCAGTTCGCCGGCGGGCCGGCCGAGCATCTCGGTGGCGGCCGCGTTGGCGAAGCAGATCCGGCCGTGCAGATCCAGCGACACCAGTCCGTAGGGCAGCCGGGACACCATGCGTGCCGCTTCGACCGAACCGAGCGTTCCCACCACCCCGGAGACGGGCGTGGCCAGCAGGTCGCGCTCGGGACCCGGCAGCCGGTTCTCCGCTGCGGCCCGCTCCAGCCGCAGGGCCAGCCGCGCGCAGGCCGCCGTCAGGTGCTCGCGCTCCCCGTCGGACAGCTCGTGCGCGTGCGCGCCGGGCCAGGTGAGGAACACGGCTCCGTACACGGTGTCCGCCGTCGCCACCGGCAGCGCGGCCAGTGCGAAGGGATACGGCAGCACCACCGCGATGCGCGGGTAGCTGCGGGCCATCTCCTCCTCGCCGCCCACCCACACCAGGCGCCGCAGGCGCACCGCGTCCGCGACCGGGATCGGCGCGCTCAGCCCGACCCGCTCCCAGGGCGCCGCGAACGCCCGGGGCATGCCCGCCATCACCGCCATCTC
Above is a genomic segment from Streptomyces collinus Tu 365 containing:
- a CDS encoding NHLP family bacteriocin export ABC transporter peptidase/permease/ATPase subunit; protein product: MTTTQESRGRRRAAPARRPVPKPSGGTVRTPTVLQMEAVECGAASLAMVLGHYGRHVPLEELRIACGVSRDGSRASNLLKAARGYGLTAKGMQMDLAALAEVRAPAVLFWEFNHYVVYDGMGRRLGRRGVYINDPAKGRRFVPMEEFDGSFTGVVLVMEPGDGFTRGGRRPGVLGAMPARLRGTAGALPAAVLASLLLVAVGAAVPALSRTYIDMFLIGHQTSLLGVLFASMATCVLLTLVLTWLQQANLLHGRIISSTLSSARFLRHLLRLPVTFFAQRSPADLVQRLQSNDQVAETLARDLAAAGVDAIVVVLYAVLLYTYDPQLTFLGIGVALLNVVAMRLVVRLRATRTAKLRADTARLTTTSYTGLQLIETMKATGGEDGYFRKWAGQHATTLEEQQRLGVPSAWLGVVAPTLATVNSALILWIGGLRAVEGHISVGLLVAFQALVTRFTAPLTRLNGVAGRIQDFAADVARLKDVENFRADPLYARPGGSDSTRRLHGHVELENVTFGYSPLDRPLLSGFDLTVGPGRQVALVGGSGSGKSTVSRLISGLYTPWDGVIRIDGRRLEDIPRGALAASVSFVDQDVFLFEGSVRDNVALWDPSVPDEAVVEALQDAALYDVVTRRPGGIHSAVEQDGRNFSGGQRQRLEIARALVRRPSILVLDEVTSALDAETEQVVMDNLRRRGCACVVIAHRLSTVRDSDEIVVLQHGTVVERGRHEELVARGGAYAALVRER
- a CDS encoding HlyD family efflux transporter periplasmic adaptor subunit, yielding MQFRQQALAKLQSPEELDLPVRLARPQGWLALGVTVVVMAAASVWAVTGSVASTVSAQAVLTHGQGSYLLQSPVTGQVTAVLAKEGERLPAGAPVLRVRTAQGDATVRAVAAGRVTALAATIGQIIRTGTDVAAVEKVAHASDPLYATVYVPAENAAAIPAHAPVDLTVSSVPTERYGVLRGHVRSVDRAAQSPQSIAAFLGDSQLGEQFTRKGRPVAVLVALDRSSATRSGYRWSTGDGPPYRLDSMTLASGSVRLADQRPLDWLLP
- a CDS encoding PaaI family thioesterase is translated as MTMTTAEAGEILSANFAPWVLELGLSVEAVGEDRAVLRLPWSDRLAREGGGLSGQALMAAADTATVIAVSAARGGFVPMTTVQQSTSFQRAVTGADVLIEAVLTKLGRRMAFADITLSDAGSGALAARASTVYALMG
- a CDS encoding S1 family peptidase, coding for MPKRKAAIAVGGVAALGAAALLLPNANASQGNDQASGAAGTAKTLKAADASNLAAQLQKALGDALAGAYYDSGKQQLVVNVVNGDKNVVVQAQKAGAAVRQVANSTAELKAAARTLKTKATMPGTAWAVDARTDKVVVTADSTVTGAKWDRLESTVRGLGADMATLKKSAGTFKTFVSGGDAIFSQVQGGQVRCSLGFNVTASDGSPAFLTAGHCGVAAKDWSDSQNGQPVATVDQATFPGNDFSLVKYNDAATQAPSEVNVGNGQTVQIKQAADATVGSTVFRMGSTTGLHNGQVTGLDATVNFQSETDPNGVDTVNGLIQTNVCAEAGDSGGSLFTQDGGAVGLTSGGSGDCKSGGETFFQPVTAALQATGATLGDGGNGAGAGAGDQAGTADPSASAGDQAGAGAGAGAGDQAGAGDQAGTADPSASAGDQAGAGDQAGGDQIGGGADPSATAGDQSGADQSGAADQSGTGDQSGANAGTGHRSGAGSGHGGSS
- a CDS encoding SpoIIE family protein phosphatase, yielding MVGVSDGPGPTRAPADAGAPAGEPLLSLALASMLDGVHAHAGAVYLLHPDEPVLEMAVMAGMPRAFAAPWERVGLSAPIPVADAVRLRRLVWVGGEEEMARSYPRIAVVLPYPFALAALPVATADTVYGAVFLTWPGAHAHELSDGEREHLTAACARLALRLERAAAENRLPGPERDLLATPVSGVVGTLGSVEAARMVSRLPYGLVSLDLHGRICFANAAATEMLGRPAGELLGTLPWVSVPWLNDPMYEDRYRAALMSQQATSFVALRPPGEWLSFRMYPSTTGLSVRISRARAVADMARTAPPTERGHPRLVTISQVLSLAGALTEAVSVQDVVQLVWDEVAPSVGSQALVILGSEAGRLHVLGHRGYPDPHVVERFAGLPLSERAPGTQALNSGVPAFFDSREHLERLYPNRHETPDGFAAWAYLPLIASGRPVGTCVLAYAEPHGFPADERAVLTSLGGLIAQALERALLYDAKHRLAQGLQQSLLPHSLVRLPGIEAAARYLPATLGMEIGGDFYDLVPARPLAAAVIGDVQGHNVTAAALMGQIRTGVRAYTTVGQPPQEVMRSTNQLLVDLGAELFASCLYLRLDPARGKAVMARAGHPPPLLRRPDGRVRVLDLAGGPLLGIDASATYPTTEVSLAPGSVLVLYTDGLVESPGVDIEDSLVELGALLAEVGDQPLEHLADELVRHSAAARERADDVAVLLLRAGEAG